The genomic window CCGCTCATCGAAAAGCAGGAAATTTTGGGTAAGGAGATGGAGGTTGTCGTTCGGGACAAGCAGCGGAAGCCAAAACCGGATCCCAAGCTGCGAGACTTTGAGCGCGTTCCCCTCACAGCGGATATTGATGATTATTACCAACAAGAAGTGAAACCGCACGTGCCGGACAGTTGGATAGACAGAAAGAAGGATAAGGTGGGTTACGAGATTAACTTCAATCGGTATTTCTATCAGTACACGCCACTGCGTTCGCTGGAAGAGATTGCAGAGGAAATACTGGCTCTTGAGCGGAAAAGTGAAGGCTTGTTGAATGAGGTGTTATCGATTTGAGGCACAGCCCAACCGATTCGGTGCACCCGCGCCACAACTGAACTTTGGACGTTAAGGGACTATTGTAGGGAGATTTAAAATGATTTTATCTACTGTTTACAGTATTCTGATCCTTGTTTTCCTCGTAATATTTCTGATAAATAGCATTCGGCATAGAAAAGAGATAAAAATTTATCTGAAATATGGCGTTTTGTTTGCTGTCATTGCTATTGCGCTTGACATTATTGTTGTGGTATTGATTCCGAATTTCTTTGAAATAATGCCTCTTCCGGCGTTGCTCGCAATAGATGCGGTTGTTTTTGTGCGAACCCTAATATTCACGTGCTTGGGGATCTATTATTGTACGAAACTGGGAATCGTAGAGATTCCACTGCTAAGAAGGCTTTCCCGTAAAATTGATAATTTTGAAATGATTACGTGGCGGAGTTACATGACCGCCGTAATCTTAGTGGTCGCTGGGGCTATACTGTTTTCTGTTCTTCTGTTTAAATTGACTTCTCCACAGTTATCGGAGGCTATGAAGCAATTATCCAAAGATCAGGGTGCCAGATTGGGCATTAGTAGCGAGCCAACAGTGCTGACAGCTTTCGTTGTTATAGCCTTTGCGTTTGGTGAAGAAATACTTTTTCGGCTTGGTATTCAGAACTATTTGGCACAGCAATTTCGACTCAATGGAAATAAGTATTGGGTCGCTGTTGTTTTAACTTCAGCGATCTGGGCACTGGCGCATGCGAATATTCTCACGCCTGAATGGATAAAGATTGTTCAAATTTTCCCATTCGGAATAGCATTGGGGTTCCTTTTCAAAAAATATGGCTTAGAGAGTTGTATATTTGCGCACGGAATTTTCAATCTTAGTATGATGGGTATAGGTCCGTATCTCATCACATATACAGGTTGAAAGAACGGATCAGAGGTTGGCGTGGAAAAGTGAAGGTTTGCTGAATGAGGTTTTGGGGTTCTGAAGTCTCTG from Candidatus Poribacteria bacterium includes these protein-coding regions:
- a CDS encoding CPBP family intramembrane metalloprotease; translated protein: MILSTVYSILILVFLVIFLINSIRHRKEIKIYLKYGVLFAVIAIALDIIVVVLIPNFFEIMPLPALLAIDAVVFVRTLIFTCLGIYYCTKLGIVEIPLLRRLSRKIDNFEMITWRSYMTAVILVVAGAILFSVLLFKLTSPQLSEAMKQLSKDQGARLGISSEPTVLTAFVVIAFAFGEEILFRLGIQNYLAQQFRLNGNKYWVAVVLTSAIWALAHANILTPEWIKIVQIFPFGIALGFLFKKYGLESCIFAHGIFNLSMMGIGPYLITYTG